A stretch of Sulfurovum zhangzhouensis DNA encodes these proteins:
- a CDS encoding MutS-related protein: MDQVTEILSNKKKLLTEVYFDLQLYFEEKYGKDALVLMEIGTFFEVYEVNNDTLKIGKAKEIAELLNIQLTRKSKAILENSVNNPLLAGVPAVSLDRYLSRLIATKKYTIIVVKQKGEMPNVKRYVSNIISPGTNFEYLSEPTENNIVSLLIDENAGIFSVGYAAIDVSTGKTIANEIHSTRDDKTYALDEAFNLLQTYTTSEVIVTLESKEIDKEWLIHYLELGSLHHTVNTKRFKVSYQNELFSRVFEINSFLSAIEYLDLERHPYTTEALAILIDFIIEHDESIIEKMNKPQFLGSNRYMYIGNNAMEQLSVISRDPSDVTLLDLIDKTSTAFGKRLLKERLLNPICDKALLEERYDLTEQLLPSIDRFETHLKQIYDLERITRRIKLRKLHPVELTYISMSLESILKLIEDAQSSGLEIDEKLYDEVREMSTVLEETFELDVCARFRIEQINDNIFKNGVYPAIDTIVKSQQKELDKMDQVAVHVESLFEKDKLFNGTTKYTTVNYLDSEGYFLNLTKNRFMMIEKALKESFVTIDNEHHFFKDFSYRHLKNAVKMQAPLFEDITRNFETAQVQLVSLVKQRYVESLDLLENRFSLLLEKLIAFIANIDVAISNAKCAKSMNLTRPIIEEGNFYEAIGLRHPIIEANDERGIYVPNDLFLGANNSTGHNHITLNASNGEDVLGILLYGINSSGKSSLMKSVGLSVILAQAGFYVPAVELRFGLYDKLFTRIVSKDNLYKGLSTFSVEMMELKNIFNRANARSLILGDEISQGTETESALAIVSAAILKLISLGSTFIFASHLHQLGQIQNLQGLKHLIFLHLGIQYDDESDRLIYNRVLQLGMGDSLYGLEFAKSLHMDSEFLKTAQEIRENLNHSQSDIKRLSRQKRSKYNKELYLGKCALCDAAVDDVHHITEQKEANESGHIDHFHKNHKYNLIPLCKKHHTMVHEGKIMISGFVMTSEGLKLHYEIKE, from the coding sequence GTGGATCAAGTTACAGAGATACTCTCCAATAAGAAAAAACTCCTCACTGAAGTCTATTTTGATCTGCAGCTCTACTTTGAAGAAAAGTACGGTAAAGACGCACTGGTACTGATGGAAATCGGTACCTTCTTTGAAGTCTATGAAGTCAACAATGATACACTGAAAATAGGGAAAGCAAAAGAGATCGCCGAACTGCTGAATATCCAGCTCACAAGAAAAAGCAAAGCGATCCTGGAAAACTCAGTGAACAATCCCCTGCTTGCAGGAGTTCCTGCCGTTTCTCTCGATCGTTACCTCTCACGGCTCATTGCTACCAAAAAGTACACCATCATTGTCGTCAAACAAAAAGGCGAGATGCCTAATGTCAAGCGTTATGTCTCCAACATCATCTCCCCGGGTACAAACTTCGAGTATCTCAGCGAGCCTACCGAAAACAATATCGTCTCTTTGCTGATCGATGAAAATGCCGGGATCTTCTCGGTAGGATATGCAGCGATCGATGTGAGTACAGGAAAGACCATTGCCAATGAGATACACTCCACCCGCGATGACAAGACTTATGCACTTGACGAAGCTTTTAACCTGCTTCAGACCTATACGACCTCTGAGGTGATCGTCACCCTTGAAAGCAAAGAGATAGACAAAGAGTGGCTGATCCACTACCTGGAACTTGGTTCTTTGCATCATACTGTCAATACAAAACGCTTCAAAGTCTCTTATCAAAATGAACTCTTTAGCAGGGTTTTTGAGATCAATTCTTTTTTAAGTGCTATCGAATACCTTGATCTGGAACGTCATCCCTACACCACAGAGGCACTGGCTATATTGATTGATTTCATTATCGAGCATGATGAGAGCATTATTGAAAAGATGAACAAACCACAGTTCCTTGGATCCAACCGCTATATGTATATCGGTAACAATGCCATGGAACAGCTCTCAGTTATCTCACGTGATCCCAGTGATGTCACCCTGCTGGATCTAATCGACAAAACCTCTACGGCATTTGGGAAACGTCTTCTTAAAGAACGCCTGCTTAATCCCATTTGCGATAAAGCACTCCTTGAAGAGCGTTACGATCTGACCGAACAGCTTCTACCTAGTATCGACCGTTTTGAAACACACCTCAAACAGATCTATGATCTTGAGCGTATCACACGACGTATCAAACTACGTAAACTCCACCCTGTAGAGTTGACCTATATTTCCATGTCCTTGGAATCCATTTTAAAATTGATCGAAGATGCGCAGTCAAGCGGGCTGGAGATCGATGAAAAGCTCTATGATGAAGTCCGGGAAATGTCCACAGTACTTGAAGAGACCTTTGAACTAGATGTCTGTGCAAGGTTCAGGATCGAACAGATCAATGACAATATCTTTAAAAACGGTGTCTACCCTGCCATTGACACCATTGTAAAGAGCCAACAAAAAGAACTTGACAAGATGGACCAGGTAGCAGTGCATGTTGAGTCACTTTTTGAAAAAGACAAGCTTTTCAACGGGACGACTAAATACACTACTGTCAATTATCTGGACAGCGAAGGATATTTCCTCAATCTTACCAAAAACCGTTTTATGATGATCGAAAAGGCGCTCAAAGAGTCATTTGTCACCATTGACAATGAGCATCACTTCTTCAAAGATTTCTCCTATAGACACCTCAAAAATGCCGTGAAAATGCAAGCGCCGCTTTTTGAGGATATCACCCGTAACTTTGAGACCGCTCAGGTACAACTGGTCTCCTTGGTCAAACAGCGTTATGTTGAGAGTTTGGACCTTTTGGAAAACCGCTTTTCACTCCTGCTTGAAAAACTCATTGCGTTTATTGCGAACATTGATGTGGCAATCTCCAATGCCAAATGTGCAAAAAGCATGAACCTTACACGTCCGATCATCGAGGAAGGTAACTTCTATGAAGCGATCGGCCTGCGTCACCCTATCATTGAAGCCAATGACGAACGTGGGATCTATGTGCCAAATGACCTCTTTTTGGGTGCCAACAATAGTACGGGACATAACCACATCACACTAAATGCAAGTAACGGCGAGGATGTACTGGGGATCTTGCTCTATGGGATCAACTCCTCAGGAAAGTCTTCACTGATGAAGAGTGTTGGACTGAGTGTCATTCTAGCACAGGCAGGATTCTATGTCCCTGCAGTGGAACTTCGTTTTGGATTGTATGACAAGCTCTTTACACGTATCGTTTCAAAAGACAACCTCTATAAGGGGCTGTCAACTTTTAGTGTTGAGATGATGGAACTCAAGAATATCTTTAATAGAGCCAATGCACGTTCACTGATCCTGGGGGATGAGATCTCTCAAGGGACCGAAACAGAGTCGGCACTTGCCATCGTTTCTGCAGCCATTCTCAAGCTTATCTCTTTAGGATCAACCTTTATCTTCGCCAGCCACCTTCATCAACTTGGCCAAATACAGAATCTTCAGGGACTCAAGCACCTTATTTTCCTGCATCTGGGTATCCAGTATGATGATGAAAGCGACAGACTGATCTACAACCGAGTACTGCAGCTTGGCATGGGAGACAGCCTCTATGGACTGGAATTTGCAAAATCTCTTCATATGGATAGTGAGTTTCTCAAAACCGCCCAGGAGATCAGAGAGAACCTTAACCATTCACAAAGTGATATCAAACGCTTAAGCCGTCAAAAAAGAAGCAAATACAACAAAGAGCTCTATCTTGGAAAATGTGCTTTGTGTGATGCAGCCGTAGATGATGTTCACCACATTACAGAACAAAAAGAGGCTAATGAGAGCGGTCATATCGACCACTTCCACAAGAACCATAAGTACAACCTCATTCCTTTGTGTAAAAAACACCATACAATGGTCCATGAAGGCAAGATCATGATCTCAGGGTTTGTGATGACAAGCGAGGGGCTGAAACTGCATTACGAGATTAAAGAATAG
- the infC gene encoding translation initiation factor IF-3, producing MSRQNDRTRGRKKGDEVIMNDAIRASELRVVGDDGEQFGIITKEEALQIAEAKGLDLVLMSPDAKPPVAKVMDFGKHKYELEKKKKEARKNQKKIEIKEVKFSCKIAENDINFKVKHAREFLEKGKHVKLRVFLKGREMAHPEWGIEVLQRVWPMLEDIGILEKDAHQEGRYINMYITPKK from the coding sequence TTGAGTAGACAAAACGACAGAACTAGGGGAAGAAAAAAGGGTGATGAAGTCATCATGAATGACGCTATCAGAGCAAGTGAATTGAGAGTAGTAGGTGATGACGGAGAGCAGTTTGGCATCATCACAAAAGAAGAAGCACTCCAAATCGCTGAAGCGAAGGGACTTGACCTCGTATTGATGTCACCAGATGCAAAACCCCCTGTCGCAAAAGTCATGGATTTTGGCAAACATAAATACGAGCTTGAGAAAAAGAAAAAAGAAGCCCGTAAAAATCAGAAGAAGATCGAAATTAAAGAGGTGAAGTTCTCTTGTAAGATCGCTGAAAACGATATCAACTTTAAAGTGAAGCATGCCAGAGAGTTCCTAGAGAAAGGAAAACATGTGAAACTAAGAGTTTTCCTTAAAGGGCGTGAAATGGCGCATCCTGAGTGGGGTATCGAAGTACTGCAACGTGTATGGCCGATGTTAGAAGATATCGGAATACTTGAAAAAGATGCGCACCAGGAAGGTCGCTACATTAATATGTACATTACTCCAAAGAAGTAA
- the thrS gene encoding threonine--tRNA ligase: MSENIIGYLDNDNNIIDTQSAEETAGLTPIEYDNSEKALEIIRHSTAHLMAQAITELYPNSQFFVGPVVDEGFYYDFRVDQKIGEEDLKTIEKKMKDLIKKKYKIEKYEISKDEAIKKFANDDLKQAVMRRIEDNTLSIYKQGEFEDLCRGPHVPALRFLNNFKLTRVAGAYLGGDEKAEMLTRIYGIAFADKESLKAHLDMLEEAKKRDHRKIGTEMELFMFNEEAGAGLPFWMPKGAKLRVKLEEILHKAHRVRGYQPVRGPEILKSDMWRTSGHYACYGENMYLTEIDEQEYGIKPMNCIGHIQIFKQTQKSYRDLPLRFYEYGVVHRHEKSGVLHGLLRVREFTQDDAHIFCTPEQIASEVIEVVEFVDSVMQLFGFNYTMEVATKPEKAIGEDAVWELATQGLKDALEENNLPYTIDEGGGAFYGPKIDVKITDALGRKWQCGTIQVDFNLPQRFEVEYVAEDNTRKQPVMLHRAILGSFERFIAILTEHFAGEFPFFIAPTQVIFVPIAENHVDYANELKKTLMLEGIDAEVYDKNDSLNKRIRTAEKQRVPYVAIIGDEEVANKSVAIRNRRSREQYNLTQDEFMVELTQELQKGKI; encoded by the coding sequence TTGAGCGAAAATATTATCGGATATTTGGATAACGACAACAACATCATCGATACACAGAGTGCAGAAGAGACAGCGGGATTAACACCTATCGAGTATGACAACAGCGAGAAAGCACTGGAGATCATCCGCCACTCTACAGCACACTTGATGGCACAGGCGATCACTGAACTCTATCCTAATTCACAGTTCTTTGTCGGACCGGTAGTGGATGAAGGATTCTACTATGACTTCAGAGTAGATCAGAAGATCGGCGAAGAGGATCTTAAAACGATCGAGAAGAAAATGAAAGATCTTATCAAGAAAAAGTATAAGATCGAAAAGTACGAGATCAGTAAAGATGAAGCGATCAAGAAGTTCGCGAACGATGATCTCAAGCAAGCCGTAATGAGAAGGATCGAAGATAATACGCTTTCTATCTACAAGCAAGGAGAGTTCGAAGATCTTTGCCGCGGACCTCACGTACCTGCATTGAGATTTCTGAACAACTTCAAGCTTACACGTGTAGCAGGTGCTTACCTGGGCGGTGATGAGAAAGCGGAGATGCTTACACGTATCTACGGGATCGCTTTTGCGGACAAAGAGTCTCTTAAAGCGCACCTTGATATGCTGGAAGAGGCAAAGAAGCGTGACCACCGTAAGATCGGTACCGAGATGGAACTTTTTATGTTCAATGAAGAAGCGGGTGCAGGTCTGCCGTTCTGGATGCCAAAAGGGGCGAAACTTCGTGTAAAACTTGAAGAGATCCTTCATAAAGCACACCGTGTAAGAGGGTATCAGCCTGTACGTGGACCTGAGATCTTGAAATCAGATATGTGGAGAACATCAGGACACTATGCATGTTATGGTGAAAATATGTACCTCACTGAGATCGATGAGCAAGAGTATGGGATCAAACCGATGAACTGTATCGGACATATCCAGATATTCAAACAGACACAAAAGAGCTACCGTGACCTTCCGCTTCGTTTCTATGAGTACGGAGTAGTACACAGACATGAGAAATCAGGTGTACTTCACGGACTGCTTCGTGTAAGAGAGTTCACTCAGGATGATGCGCACATCTTCTGTACGCCTGAGCAGATCGCATCAGAGGTGATCGAGGTAGTTGAGTTTGTTGACAGTGTTATGCAGCTCTTTGGATTCAACTATACCATGGAAGTTGCAACAAAACCTGAAAAAGCGATCGGTGAGGATGCTGTATGGGAGCTTGCGACACAAGGGCTTAAAGATGCACTTGAAGAGAACAACCTTCCATATACGATCGATGAGGGTGGCGGTGCGTTCTATGGTCCGAAGATCGACGTGAAGATCACGGATGCACTCGGACGTAAATGGCAGTGTGGTACGATTCAGGTTGACTTTAACCTTCCACAGAGATTTGAAGTAGAGTATGTGGCTGAGGACAATACACGTAAACAGCCTGTAATGCTTCACAGAGCGATCCTTGGATCATTTGAGCGTTTCATTGCGATCTTGACTGAGCACTTTGCAGGAGAGTTTCCATTCTTCATCGCTCCGACACAGGTGATCTTCGTTCCGATCGCAGAGAACCATGTTGATTATGCAAATGAGTTGAAGAAAACATTGATGCTTGAAGGAATCGATGCAGAGGTATATGATAAGAACGATTCACTAAACAAACGTATCCGTACAGCCGAGAAGCAGAGAGTACCGTATGTTGCGATCATCGGAGACGAAGAAGTAGCCAACAAATCTGTGGCAATCCGTAACAGAAGAAGCAGAGAACAGTATAATCTTACGCAAGACGAATTTATGGTAGAATTAACACAAGAATTACAAAAAGGTAAAATTTGA
- a CDS encoding GGDEF domain-containing protein, whose amino-acid sequence MITKNIYYQVEKKYAGTRLAVIGVLTFLSFLLFGQIGSDVVKEMFMISIMLGGLFLFSLLHYAFLVRYPQRAIAIRKSVVVLLDVAVLTMLVMMFEQYGIYFLPFYVWLVMLSGSSFGIVYFYTSIIGAALSWVTLLLYSTYWKDHYDILIAFAMTTFLVPLFYLKYIVQMHAKNEELTEVLSTTAQDARHDELTGVANRKVYKEEIRSAIKSREFFALMFIDLNKFKVINDTHGHHIGDEVLKEVVRRLTNYLGEQDFLARLGGDEFVIITRRKKVFLAKFVEKLEQAVIGKFEFEGITVPIELSIGISTFPDDNRSEMMLSKFADEAMYIAKKSPNVYHMFYEDLTEEQKSISN is encoded by the coding sequence GTGATCACAAAAAATATCTATTATCAGGTAGAGAAGAAGTATGCCGGAACAAGACTGGCGGTGATAGGGGTATTGACCTTTTTGAGTTTCCTTCTTTTTGGACAGATAGGAAGTGATGTTGTCAAAGAGATGTTTATGATCAGCATAATGCTTGGCGGTCTATTTTTATTTTCGTTACTGCATTATGCATTTTTGGTGCGCTATCCACAGCGTGCTATCGCGATACGTAAGAGTGTAGTGGTATTGCTGGATGTGGCAGTATTGACAATGCTGGTAATGATGTTTGAACAGTATGGGATCTACTTTCTGCCGTTTTATGTCTGGCTGGTGATGTTATCCGGTTCCAGTTTCGGGATCGTGTACTTCTATACAAGCATTATCGGTGCCGCGCTTTCATGGGTTACACTGTTGCTATATTCTACATATTGGAAAGATCACTATGATATCCTTATCGCATTTGCGATGACGACGTTCCTGGTCCCGCTCTTTTATCTCAAGTATATCGTTCAAATGCATGCAAAGAATGAGGAGCTTACAGAGGTATTAAGTACCACCGCACAGGATGCAAGACATGATGAACTGACCGGTGTGGCTAACAGAAAGGTCTATAAAGAGGAGATAAGAAGTGCGATCAAGAGTAGGGAGTTCTTTGCGCTTATGTTCATCGATCTCAATAAGTTCAAAGTGATCAATGATACACATGGTCACCACATCGGTGATGAGGTACTCAAAGAGGTGGTTAGAAGATTGACGAACTATCTGGGTGAGCAGGATTTCCTCGCAAGGCTTGGAGGGGATGAATTTGTAATCATCACGCGCAGGAAAAAGGTCTTCTTGGCTAAATTCGTAGAGAAACTGGAGCAAGCGGTGATCGGGAAATTTGAGTTTGAGGGGATCACGGTACCGATCGAACTGAGTATCGGTATCAGTACCTTCCCTGATGATAACCGTTCAGAGATGATGCTAAGCAAGTTTGCCGATGAAGCGATGTATATCGCTAAGAAGAGTCCAAATGTGTATCATATGTTCTATGAAGATCTTACAGAGGAACAAAAAAGTATCTCGAACTAA